From Falco cherrug isolate bFalChe1 chromosome 4, bFalChe1.pri, whole genome shotgun sequence, one genomic window encodes:
- the CDV3 gene encoding protein CDV3 homolog isoform X4 — protein MAETEERSLDDFFAKRDKKKRKEKSSRGAAAASSASNAASNAAGAAAAAGGARPADGSSSGAAASNAGSAKTATKEEDDWKEFEQKEEIDYSGLRVQSMQISEKEDDESEKREEPGDNWEETGGGVDRSSGPWNKSAPAPAPVVEPIVTETPEPVQTGGVYRPPGAREGGRPRRAQQGPPEIYSDTQFPSLQSTAKLVDSRNLTSYSLS, from the exons atggcgGAGACCGAGGAGAGGAGCCTCGACGACTTCTTCGCCAAGCGGGACAAGAAGAAGCGGAAGGAGAAGAGCAGCCgaggggccgccgccgcctccaGCGCTTCCAACGCCGCCTCTAAcgccgcgggggcggccgcggcggccgggggaGCCCGCCCGGCTGATGGTAGCAGCTCTGGGGCCGCCGCCTCCAACGCCGGCTCCGCCAAGACGGCGACCAAG GAAGAGGATGATTGGAAGGAGTTtgagcaaaaggaagaaatcgATTATAGTGGTCTTAGAGTTCAGTCCATGCAAATAAG TGAAAAAGAAGAtgatgaaagtgaaaaaagagaagaaccTGGTGACAACTGGGAGGAGACTGGTGGTGGTGTAGACAGATCATCTGGTCCTTGGAACAAGtcagctcctgcaccagcacctgTCGTTGAACCAATTG TAACAGAAACCCCAGAACCAGTTCAGACTGGTGGTGTATACAGGCCGCCTGGTGCCAGGGAGGGCGGCAGGCCACGGAGAGCACAGCAAGGACCACCAGAAATCTATAGTGATACGCAGTTTCCATCACTGCAGTCCACCGCCAAGCTTGTAGACAGTCGAAA CCTAACATCTTACTCGCTTTCTTGA
- the CDV3 gene encoding protein CDV3 homolog isoform X3: MAETEERSLDDFFAKRDKKKRKEKSSRGAAAASSASNAASNAAGAAAAAGGARPADGSSSGAAASNAGSAKTATKEEDDWKEFEQKEEIDYSGLRVQSMQISEKEDDESEKREEPGDNWEETGGGVDRSSGPWNKSAPAPAPVVEPIVTETPEPVQTGGVYRPPGAREGGRPRRAQQGPPEIYSDTQFPSLQSTAKLVDSRKDKEMEKSFEVVKHKTRA, from the exons atggcgGAGACCGAGGAGAGGAGCCTCGACGACTTCTTCGCCAAGCGGGACAAGAAGAAGCGGAAGGAGAAGAGCAGCCgaggggccgccgccgcctccaGCGCTTCCAACGCCGCCTCTAAcgccgcgggggcggccgcggcggccgggggaGCCCGCCCGGCTGATGGTAGCAGCTCTGGGGCCGCCGCCTCCAACGCCGGCTCCGCCAAGACGGCGACCAAG GAAGAGGATGATTGGAAGGAGTTtgagcaaaaggaagaaatcgATTATAGTGGTCTTAGAGTTCAGTCCATGCAAATAAG TGAAAAAGAAGAtgatgaaagtgaaaaaagagaagaaccTGGTGACAACTGGGAGGAGACTGGTGGTGGTGTAGACAGATCATCTGGTCCTTGGAACAAGtcagctcctgcaccagcacctgTCGTTGAACCAATTG TAACAGAAACCCCAGAACCAGTTCAGACTGGTGGTGTATACAGGCCGCCTGGTGCCAGGGAGGGCGGCAGGCCACGGAGAGCACAGCAAGGACCACCAGAAATCTATAGTGATACGCAGTTTCCATCACTGCAGTCCACCGCCAAGCTTGTAGACAGTCGAAA ggataaagaaatggagaagagcTTTGAAGTAGTAAAACACAAAACTAGAG CCTAA
- the CDV3 gene encoding protein CDV3 homolog isoform X2, producing the protein MAETEERSLDDFFAKRDKKKRKEKSSRGAAAASSASNAASNAAGAAAAAGGARPADGSSSGAAASNAGSAKTATKEEDDWKEFEQKEEIDYSGLRVQSMQISEKEDDESEKREEPGDNWEETGGGVDRSSGPWNKSAPAPAPVVEPIVTETPEPVQTGGVYRPPGAREGGRPRRAQQGPPEIYSDTQFPSLQSTAKLVDSRKDKEMEKSFEVVKHKTRDTEPS; encoded by the exons atggcgGAGACCGAGGAGAGGAGCCTCGACGACTTCTTCGCCAAGCGGGACAAGAAGAAGCGGAAGGAGAAGAGCAGCCgaggggccgccgccgcctccaGCGCTTCCAACGCCGCCTCTAAcgccgcgggggcggccgcggcggccgggggaGCCCGCCCGGCTGATGGTAGCAGCTCTGGGGCCGCCGCCTCCAACGCCGGCTCCGCCAAGACGGCGACCAAG GAAGAGGATGATTGGAAGGAGTTtgagcaaaaggaagaaatcgATTATAGTGGTCTTAGAGTTCAGTCCATGCAAATAAG TGAAAAAGAAGAtgatgaaagtgaaaaaagagaagaaccTGGTGACAACTGGGAGGAGACTGGTGGTGGTGTAGACAGATCATCTGGTCCTTGGAACAAGtcagctcctgcaccagcacctgTCGTTGAACCAATTG TAACAGAAACCCCAGAACCAGTTCAGACTGGTGGTGTATACAGGCCGCCTGGTGCCAGGGAGGGCGGCAGGCCACGGAGAGCACAGCAAGGACCACCAGAAATCTATAGTGATACGCAGTTTCCATCACTGCAGTCCACCGCCAAGCTTGTAGACAGTCGAAA ggataaagaaatggagaagagcTTTGAAGTAGTAAAACACAAAACTAGAG ATACTGAGCCTTCGTAA
- the CDV3 gene encoding protein CDV3 homolog isoform X5: MAETEERSLDDFFAKRDKKKRKEKSSRGAAAASSASNAASNAAGAAAAAGGARPADGSSSGAAASNAGSAKTATKEEDDWKEFEQKEEIDYSGLRVQSMQISEKEDDESEKREEPGDNWEETGGGVDRSSGPWNKSAPAPAPVVEPIVTETPEPVQTGGVYRPPGAREGGRPRRAQQGPPEIYSDTQFPSLQSTAKLVDSRKY; this comes from the exons atggcgGAGACCGAGGAGAGGAGCCTCGACGACTTCTTCGCCAAGCGGGACAAGAAGAAGCGGAAGGAGAAGAGCAGCCgaggggccgccgccgcctccaGCGCTTCCAACGCCGCCTCTAAcgccgcgggggcggccgcggcggccgggggaGCCCGCCCGGCTGATGGTAGCAGCTCTGGGGCCGCCGCCTCCAACGCCGGCTCCGCCAAGACGGCGACCAAG GAAGAGGATGATTGGAAGGAGTTtgagcaaaaggaagaaatcgATTATAGTGGTCTTAGAGTTCAGTCCATGCAAATAAG TGAAAAAGAAGAtgatgaaagtgaaaaaagagaagaaccTGGTGACAACTGGGAGGAGACTGGTGGTGGTGTAGACAGATCATCTGGTCCTTGGAACAAGtcagctcctgcaccagcacctgTCGTTGAACCAATTG TAACAGAAACCCCAGAACCAGTTCAGACTGGTGGTGTATACAGGCCGCCTGGTGCCAGGGAGGGCGGCAGGCCACGGAGAGCACAGCAAGGACCACCAGAAATCTATAGTGATACGCAGTTTCCATCACTGCAGTCCACCGCCAAGCTTGTAGACAGTCGAAA ATACTGA
- the CDV3 gene encoding protein CDV3 homolog isoform X1 → MAETEERSLDDFFAKRDKKKRKEKSSRGAAAASSASNAASNAAGAAAAAGGARPADGSSSGAAASNAGSAKTATKEEDDWKEFEQKEEIDYSGLRVQSMQISEKEDDESEKREEPGDNWEETGGGVDRSSGPWNKSAPAPAPVVEPIVTETPEPVQTGGVYRPPGAREGGRPRRAQQGPPEIYSDTQFPSLQSTAKLVDSRKDKEMEKSFEVVKHKTRGRDEVSKNQALKLQLDNQYAVLGDQ, encoded by the exons atggcgGAGACCGAGGAGAGGAGCCTCGACGACTTCTTCGCCAAGCGGGACAAGAAGAAGCGGAAGGAGAAGAGCAGCCgaggggccgccgccgcctccaGCGCTTCCAACGCCGCCTCTAAcgccgcgggggcggccgcggcggccgggggaGCCCGCCCGGCTGATGGTAGCAGCTCTGGGGCCGCCGCCTCCAACGCCGGCTCCGCCAAGACGGCGACCAAG GAAGAGGATGATTGGAAGGAGTTtgagcaaaaggaagaaatcgATTATAGTGGTCTTAGAGTTCAGTCCATGCAAATAAG TGAAAAAGAAGAtgatgaaagtgaaaaaagagaagaaccTGGTGACAACTGGGAGGAGACTGGTGGTGGTGTAGACAGATCATCTGGTCCTTGGAACAAGtcagctcctgcaccagcacctgTCGTTGAACCAATTG TAACAGAAACCCCAGAACCAGTTCAGACTGGTGGTGTATACAGGCCGCCTGGTGCCAGGGAGGGCGGCAGGCCACGGAGAGCACAGCAAGGACCACCAGAAATCTATAGTGATACGCAGTTTCCATCACTGCAGTCCACCGCCAAGCTTGTAGACAGTCGAAA ggataaagaaatggagaagagcTTTGAAGTAGTAAAACACAAAACTAGAGGTAGGGATGAGGTCTCAAAAAACCAGGCACTTAAACTTCAGCTAGACAACCAGTATGCTGTGCTTGGGGATCAGTAG